A portion of the Sulfurospirillum diekertiae genome contains these proteins:
- a CDS encoding peptidoglycan D,D-transpeptidase FtsI family protein: protein MEQADTKKIKILFLFVVVLIGFIIFLGTLFYWATIDRRLPKLEHSEVNYALRGNIISSDGFKIATSQKLYKAIVDTRNVDPQKFDLFVKLYSLYSGDDPKAVAATLNANSGTTVLSYKIDSKSAKYLQELSRKLYKLGVFKSFEDPKTGVAFLHGLSVIESGEYRLYPSGDSVTPIVGYVKKIEQKNITKSTGVKGIERFYEDKLSSVQDSLIIGSRDISNAIILDGNSISSRRFDGYDVHLTLSLKMQKMIESVLDKYQKNLDAKEIIAGVMNSETGEFITLASSNRFNPDTIDKKDYGALNISAIEYIYEPGSVMKPITFSLLFKANKINPYDMYNIYGGSYKLGTKVIKDEHRGDKLSVEDIIVYSSNIGTAQAAQKLDAIEFYQGLKDFGFSVRSGVDLPFENPGIIPALNRFNSPIYKATVGYGYGMNATFMQIIKAYNAFNNNGRLLTPSIVKKLVSSTGQELFPEKNPEVQVIPVAVAKRIQKILIKVVQQGTGSGTKMSGLEIGGKTGTAHIAEDGEYVRIYNGSFFGFVNDKKNKYTVGVLVREAKKRQAYFAAQSAVPVFKEIIEKLVDNGYLTPSSDIQNTSQEIKQ, encoded by the coding sequence ATGGAACAAGCTGACACCAAAAAAATCAAAATCCTTTTTCTCTTTGTTGTTGTTCTTATTGGATTTATTATCTTCCTTGGAACGCTTTTTTACTGGGCGACTATTGACCGAAGGTTACCCAAATTAGAACATAGTGAAGTTAATTATGCTCTTCGTGGAAACATCATTAGTTCAGATGGTTTTAAGATTGCAACGAGTCAAAAACTCTACAAAGCAATTGTTGATACTCGTAATGTCGATCCGCAAAAATTTGACCTCTTTGTTAAACTGTACTCCTTATACAGCGGTGATGATCCCAAGGCTGTTGCTGCAACACTTAATGCAAATTCTGGCACAACCGTCTTATCGTATAAAATCGATTCTAAAAGCGCTAAATATTTACAGGAACTCTCACGAAAACTTTATAAATTAGGTGTTTTTAAAAGTTTTGAAGACCCTAAAACGGGTGTTGCTTTTCTCCATGGTCTGAGTGTCATTGAAAGTGGTGAATACAGACTCTACCCTTCTGGGGACTCTGTAACTCCTATTGTTGGTTATGTAAAGAAAATTGAGCAAAAAAACATTACCAAATCAACGGGAGTTAAAGGAATTGAGCGTTTTTACGAAGACAAACTTTCCTCCGTACAAGACTCGCTAATTATCGGTTCTCGTGATATCTCCAATGCCATTATCTTAGATGGTAATAGCATCTCATCCCGTCGTTTTGATGGCTATGATGTTCATTTAACACTTTCACTTAAAATGCAAAAAATGATTGAAAGTGTTTTAGATAAATATCAAAAAAATCTTGATGCCAAAGAGATTATAGCCGGTGTGATGAATAGTGAAACAGGCGAATTTATAACATTAGCTTCTAGCAATCGTTTCAATCCTGATACTATTGACAAAAAAGATTATGGAGCTCTTAATATTTCGGCGATTGAGTATATTTATGAACCAGGTTCTGTTATGAAACCTATTACCTTTTCGCTCTTATTTAAAGCCAATAAAATCAATCCTTATGACATGTACAATATTTATGGGGGAAGTTACAAGCTTGGTACGAAAGTGATTAAGGATGAGCATAGGGGAGATAAATTAAGCGTTGAAGATATTATTGTTTATTCGAGTAATATTGGAACGGCTCAAGCGGCTCAAAAACTTGATGCTATAGAGTTTTATCAAGGGTTGAAAGATTTTGGATTTTCCGTCAGAAGCGGTGTGGACCTTCCCTTTGAAAATCCAGGTATTATTCCTGCTCTGAACCGTTTTAATTCACCCATTTATAAAGCAACGGTAGGCTATGGCTATGGTATGAATGCTACATTTATGCAAATCATTAAAGCCTATAATGCTTTTAACAATAATGGAAGGTTACTTACACCTTCCATCGTTAAAAAATTGGTCTCTTCTACGGGGCAAGAACTTTTTCCTGAAAAAAATCCAGAAGTGCAGGTTATTCCTGTGGCAGTGGCAAAACGTATCCAAAAAATTCTCATTAAAGTTGTTCAGCAAGGAACAGGATCGGGAACGAAAATGAGCGGTTTGGAAATAGGTGGTAAAACAGGAACCGCGCACATCGCAGAAGATGGTGAGTATGTTAGAATCTATAATGGTTCATTTTTTGGTTTTGTTAACGATAAAAAAAATAAATATACTGTAGGTGTCCTTGTACGAGAAGCGAAAAAAAGGCAAGCTTACTTTGCAGCACAAAGTGCGGTTCCTGTCTTTAAAGAGATCATTGAAAAGCTTGTTGACAATGGTTATCTCACACCGTCTTCCGATATTCAAAATACCTCACAAGAAATCAAGCAATAA
- the fliE gene encoding flagellar hook-basal body complex protein FliE, translated as MASTIDTLSSLTNKSNIAVNKADSTSGDFSKILQDSIEEINDSQVKGDKAMADIATGEVKDLHQAALAINKAEMSMKMMLEIRNKALSAYKEIARTQI; from the coding sequence ATGGCTAGTACAATTGACACACTTTCATCATTAACCAATAAATCCAATATCGCTGTTAATAAAGCTGATTCAACAAGTGGTGACTTTTCAAAAATTTTACAAGATTCTATTGAAGAGATTAATGATTCCCAAGTGAAAGGTGATAAAGCAATGGCTGATATTGCCACGGGGGAAGTGAAAGATTTACATCAAGCGGCTCTTGCCATCAATAAAGCAGAAATGAGTATGAAAATGATGTTAGAAATTCGCAATAAAGCACTCAGTGCTTACAAAGAGATTGCTAGGACACAAATTTAA
- the flgC gene encoding flagellar basal body rod protein FlgC produces MAYLSGFDISSYGLSAQRYRMEVISSNIANANTTRTSEGGPYQRQDVVFKAIDFNKTLNAKIAKQNNMLDYENPLDDPFLQENANPAIMSVKVDKVVRDESEFKYKYDPSHPDANAEGYVAYPNVNPVIEMSNLVEATRAYQANVAAFQSAKSIAQSAIDILKG; encoded by the coding sequence ATGGCCTATTTAAGCGGTTTTGATATTAGCAGTTACGGACTTTCTGCTCAACGCTATCGTATGGAAGTTATTAGCTCCAATATTGCAAATGCTAATACCACGCGTACCAGTGAAGGTGGTCCTTATCAGCGCCAAGATGTTGTCTTTAAAGCGATTGATTTTAACAAAACATTGAACGCTAAAATTGCTAAGCAAAACAATATGCTTGATTATGAAAATCCGCTTGACGACCCATTCTTGCAAGAAAATGCCAATCCTGCTATAATGAGTGTTAAAGTGGATAAAGTGGTACGTGATGAGAGCGAATTTAAATATAAATACGACCCCTCCCATCCTGATGCCAATGCTGAAGGATATGTTGCATATCCTAATGTCAATCCCGTAATTGAGATGTCCAATCTTGTTGAAGCAACAAGAGCATATCAAGCGAATGTGGCAGCATTTCAAAGTGCGAAATCCATTGCACAAAGTGCAATAGATATTTTAAAAGGATAA
- the flgB gene encoding flagellar basal body rod protein FlgB, producing the protein MSFEISKSNKLMVEGLNARSMRQDLVSSNIANIDTPFYKARDVDFESALIAKTKEIYGTNNASTKLEMAQTDGAHLSGITDFDSSKATVYLRDGQMARNDGNTVDLDVESSELGKNAMMFNALSSALQKDSLIFKSVIEYSSKI; encoded by the coding sequence ATGAGTTTTGAGATTAGCAAATCAAATAAATTAATGGTTGAAGGCTTAAATGCTAGATCAATGCGGCAAGATCTTGTATCTAGTAATATCGCAAACATTGATACACCTTTTTACAAAGCAAGAGATGTGGACTTTGAAAGTGCATTGATTGCAAAAACAAAAGAAATTTATGGTACGAATAATGCTTCCACTAAACTTGAAATGGCTCAAACCGATGGTGCACACTTAAGTGGCATTACTGATTTTGATAGTTCTAAAGCAACAGTCTATCTTCGAGATGGACAAATGGCTCGAAATGATGGTAATACGGTCGATTTAGATGTTGAGTCTTCAGAGCTCGGTAAAAATGCCATGATGTTTAATGCGTTAAGCTCAGCTTTACAAAAAGATAGTCTTATCTTTAAAAGCGTTATTGAATATTCGTCAAAAATATAA
- a CDS encoding FtsW/RodA/SpoVE family cell cycle protein, protein METDKILFSLSTFAICVGIVFSLSLPVFTTLFFDYSEYHFFIRQFAVGMVSITIMWALSQVDPDKFLIHIGFTIFLSCLLLMGVMHYLPESLVTSAGGAKRWIRLPGFSLAPVEFFKIGFVYFLAWSFARKLNNDKKSLKEEMKLILPYLAVFVLVIYLIAVMQNDLGQVIVLALTLAVMAFFAGTSLQLFMLAILGSIFVFLVAIFSSSHRILRIKTWWATIQNMVLSLFPEKIAAVLRVEDAPEPYQISHSLNAIKHGGIFGEGIGNGMFKLGYLSEVHTDFALAGIAEELGALGVTILTLVIITIVYRIFKIASRSSNKVYYLFSLGIGLLIVFSFLMNAYGITSITPIKGISVPFISYGGSSILALAVGIGMVLMISKKAKL, encoded by the coding sequence ATGGAAACAGATAAAATACTTTTTTCACTCAGCACCTTTGCCATCTGTGTTGGCATCGTTTTTTCATTGTCCTTACCTGTGTTTACGACACTTTTCTTTGACTATTCAGAGTACCATTTCTTCATCCGACAATTTGCTGTAGGAATGGTGAGTATCACTATAATGTGGGCGCTTTCACAAGTAGACCCTGATAAATTCTTAATCCATATTGGCTTCACAATATTTCTCAGTTGTCTTCTCCTTATGGGTGTAATGCACTACCTTCCAGAATCTTTAGTAACCTCTGCTGGGGGAGCAAAAAGGTGGATCAGACTACCAGGATTTTCACTTGCACCTGTTGAGTTTTTTAAAATTGGTTTTGTTTATTTTTTGGCGTGGAGTTTTGCAAGGAAACTCAATAATGATAAAAAATCACTCAAAGAAGAGATGAAGCTTATCCTCCCGTATTTGGCTGTTTTTGTCTTAGTTATCTACTTGATAGCCGTAATGCAAAATGACCTTGGACAAGTGATTGTTTTAGCATTGACCCTTGCAGTAATGGCATTTTTTGCAGGAACAAGTCTTCAACTTTTTATGCTTGCTATTTTAGGCTCCATTTTTGTTTTTCTTGTGGCAATTTTTAGCTCCAGTCACCGAATCTTGCGTATCAAAACATGGTGGGCAACCATTCAAAACATGGTACTTTCCCTCTTCCCCGAAAAAATAGCAGCCGTCTTACGGGTCGAAGATGCACCTGAGCCTTACCAAATTTCACACTCACTCAATGCAATTAAACATGGTGGTATTTTTGGAGAGGGTATTGGTAATGGAATGTTTAAACTAGGCTATTTAAGTGAAGTTCATACGGACTTTGCCCTTGCTGGTATTGCGGAAGAGCTGGGAGCACTGGGTGTCACTATTTTGACCTTAGTTATTATCACGATTGTTTATCGTATTTTTAAAATTGCTAGCCGAAGTTCCAATAAAGTTTATTACCTCTTCTCTCTTGGCATTGGACTTCTCATCGTTTTTTCTTTCTTAATGAATGCTTATGGCATCACTTCTATTACCCCTATTAAAGGTATTTCTGTTCCATTTATTAGCTATGGTGGTAGTTCTATTTTAGCACTTGCTGTGGGTATTGGAATGGTATTGATGATTAGTAAAAAGGCTAAGCTATGA
- a CDS encoding GNAT family N-acetyltransferase translates to MLENLIVRIATRDDAKEIAEFNVLFAKETVNKNVSLALTTEGVHQVFSKFHNGFYLIATIDNVILGLAMITREWSDWSNGAYYCIQSIFVTDHEHEKEIHDALLDKAKSLAKEHYDVCGIRLYVHKDDKATQKAYEELGLQKTKYRVFEETF, encoded by the coding sequence ATGTTAGAAAATCTTATTGTTCGTATTGCAACGCGTGATGATGCTAAAGAAATAGCCGAATTTAATGTACTATTTGCAAAAGAAACTGTTAATAAAAATGTTTCACTTGCCCTTACAACGGAAGGTGTCCACCAAGTCTTTTCAAAATTTCACAATGGCTTTTACCTTATTGCTACGATTGATAATGTAATCCTTGGATTAGCTATGATTACCAGAGAGTGGAGTGATTGGAGCAATGGTGCTTATTATTGTATTCAAAGTATTTTTGTCACAGATCATGAACATGAAAAAGAGATCCATGATGCACTTTTAGATAAGGCAAAATCATTGGCAAAAGAGCACTATGATGTATGTGGCATCAGACTTTACGTGCATAAAGACGATAAAGCAACACAAAAAGCATATGAAGAGTTGGGATTACAAAAAACAAAATATAGGGTATTTGAAGAGACATTTTAA
- a CDS encoding nucleoside recognition protein → MPFSLQRSLQTSLKSSWTILKLIVPIYILADILFYYNLLSYITFIFKPLVAFLGLPQETALSLVSGLFLNLYAAIAFAAPLGLSAKEWTILAIFLGIAHALIVETEIMRRLGISRVYSILLRLSVGLLVGGLTSKLPQSWFSNELSQEAVVPSHPLYHSLLDLLQNSLYESLSLSLKVMLLVTTLIFVLDFIKSLQMIEQHSQKVNSGFSILVGVILGITYGAGILIAEYEKGFLQKREILFIGTYLMICHAIIEDTLLFVIFGANLWIVVGLRIMFATLIAYLVLKYKKIT, encoded by the coding sequence ATGCCATTTAGTCTACAAAGATCACTTCAAACATCGTTAAAAAGTTCTTGGACGATTTTGAAGCTCATTGTACCTATTTACATTTTGGCAGACATTCTATTCTATTACAACCTTCTTTCGTATATTACCTTTATCTTTAAACCACTGGTCGCATTTTTAGGGCTCCCTCAAGAAACAGCTCTTTCTCTTGTGAGTGGACTTTTTCTCAATCTTTATGCAGCCATTGCCTTTGCAGCACCTCTTGGGCTTAGTGCTAAAGAATGGACTATCCTAGCCATTTTTTTAGGCATAGCACATGCTCTTATTGTTGAAACAGAAATTATGAGGCGATTAGGTATTTCTAGAGTATATTCCATTCTTTTAAGGCTCAGCGTTGGATTACTAGTAGGAGGACTAACCTCAAAACTTCCTCAGAGTTGGTTCTCTAATGAACTAAGTCAAGAAGCTGTAGTACCATCACACCCTTTGTATCATTCACTCTTAGATCTATTACAAAATTCTTTGTATGAATCGCTTTCGCTATCACTAAAAGTCATGCTACTGGTTACTACACTTATTTTCGTTCTTGACTTCATTAAATCACTGCAAATGATTGAACAGCACTCACAAAAAGTCAATAGCGGTTTTTCAATTTTAGTCGGTGTAATTTTAGGAATCACTTATGGTGCGGGTATATTAATTGCAGAATATGAAAAAGGTTTTTTACAAAAACGAGAAATTTTATTTATTGGTACCTATTTAATGATCTGTCATGCGATTATTGAAGATACACTCCTTTTTGTTATCTTTGGAGCCAATTTGTGGATTGTGGTAGGCTTACGCATCATGTTTGCAACCCTTATCGCTTATCTTGTCTTAAAATATAAAAAAATTACTTAA
- a CDS encoding thioredoxin fold domain-containing protein, whose protein sequence is MKRKKALNEKKLILLSVTKELCPYCIKMEKDVFENTIYRNQIEKKYLHVTINKEDSKLPQALHVKYFPTNLILSPSDLKIIDDFAGYIEPVSFIELLDEVYEQEFK, encoded by the coding sequence TTGAAACGCAAAAAAGCACTGAATGAAAAGAAATTAATTTTATTAAGCGTGACAAAAGAGCTTTGTCCTTATTGTATTAAAATGGAAAAAGACGTATTTGAAAATACAATATATCGTAATCAGATTGAAAAAAAGTATTTACATGTAACGATAAATAAAGAAGATTCTAAATTGCCACAAGCTTTACATGTAAAGTATTTTCCTACCAATTTAATTTTATCGCCAAGTGATCTCAAAATTATAGATGATTTTGCGGGTTATATTGAACCTGTAAGTTTTATAGAACTTTTAGATGAAGTATATGAGCAAGAATTTAAGTAA
- a CDS encoding DMT family transporter produces MIKNQKKAYIYALSSVLLWSTVASAFKLSLAYFDALNLLLYASFFSLCVFFCAMGYQRKFHILLTYSKKTYFKLALLGLINPFIYYLVLFRAYELLPAQEAQPINYTWALTLTYLSVFILKQKISVYDFLAGLICYCGVLIISTHGDLWSFSFSSLIGVVLALFSTVLWSLYWIYNTKLHVDPLVGLFINFCFGVLAILLYAFMTPHPLVFNLYGFLGSMYIGVFEMGITFILWLQAMKLSTNTAKIANLIFISPFLSLAFITIFVGETILLSTFIGLIFIIMGLFLQQRVKKVDR; encoded by the coding sequence TTGATAAAAAATCAAAAAAAAGCTTACATTTATGCATTATCTTCCGTACTTCTTTGGTCTACAGTTGCAAGTGCTTTTAAACTCTCGTTAGCCTATTTTGATGCCTTAAACCTTCTTCTTTATGCTTCATTTTTTTCTTTATGTGTGTTTTTCTGTGCGATGGGGTATCAGCGAAAATTTCATATTTTATTGACGTATTCAAAAAAAACCTATTTTAAGCTTGCCTTGCTGGGGCTTATAAATCCTTTTATCTATTATTTAGTCTTGTTTCGCGCATATGAACTGTTACCTGCACAAGAGGCTCAGCCTATCAATTATACGTGGGCATTGACATTAACCTATCTGTCCGTTTTTATTCTAAAACAAAAAATAAGTGTTTATGACTTTTTAGCAGGATTGATTTGCTATTGTGGTGTTCTTATTATTTCGACACATGGTGATCTTTGGAGTTTTTCGTTTTCCAGCCTTATAGGTGTTGTTCTAGCGCTTTTTTCAACCGTCTTATGGTCACTCTATTGGATTTACAATACGAAGTTACATGTAGATCCTCTCGTAGGTCTTTTTATCAATTTTTGCTTTGGTGTCCTTGCCATTTTGCTTTACGCTTTTATGACACCCCATCCTTTGGTATTTAATCTCTATGGTTTTCTAGGTTCGATGTATATAGGTGTTTTTGAAATGGGTATTACATTTATACTGTGGTTACAAGCAATGAAGCTCAGTACAAACACGGCAAAGATTGCAAATCTTATTTTTATTTCTCCTTTTTTGTCTTTAGCATTTATCACTATTTTTGTTGGGGAGACAATTCTTCTTTCAACATTTATAGGTTTAATTTTTATTATAATGGGTTTATTCTTACAGCAAAGAGTTAAAAAGGTTGATAGATGA
- a CDS encoding pilus assembly FimT family protein: MKNAFTMLELVFVIVVVGILSYFVSTGFQRNSLREAADQVVSHIRYTQHLAMMDDKFSATDSNWFLGRWQIRFSTANGYQSYFIMADTILSSYDANPNAPANFSYSEVAKDPLNSNKYLIGTTYSSFDTGSNEHINSKLNFTSSYGINDISMSGGSTGSTASRIVFDELGRPYRGDTKLSNAGHISSSVDKVNISTVHIKLCLASCTLPNNTANNKGEIVIVIEPETGYTHIQ; encoded by the coding sequence ATGAAAAACGCGTTTACGATGCTTGAACTGGTATTTGTGATTGTTGTCGTAGGCATTTTATCCTATTTCGTTTCCACAGGCTTTCAACGAAACTCTTTGCGTGAAGCTGCTGATCAAGTTGTTAGTCATATCCGTTATACGCAACATTTGGCAATGATGGATGACAAGTTTAGTGCAACAGATAGTAATTGGTTTTTGGGAAGATGGCAGATACGCTTTTCTACAGCGAATGGATATCAATCATATTTTATTATGGCGGACACTATTTTATCCAGCTATGATGCAAATCCAAATGCCCCTGCTAATTTTTCATATTCTGAAGTAGCGAAAGATCCTTTGAATTCGAATAAGTATCTTATTGGTACGACATATTCTTCTTTTGATACAGGTTCAAATGAGCATATAAATTCTAAGTTGAATTTTACAAGTAGCTATGGAATAAATGATATAAGTATGTCAGGAGGAAGTACTGGTTCAACAGCAAGTAGAATTGTTTTCGATGAACTAGGAAGGCCGTATAGAGGTGATACGAAGTTAAGTAATGCAGGGCATATAAGTAGCTCAGTTGATAAAGTAAATATATCAACAGTTCATATTAAGTTGTGCCTAGCTTCATGTACACTTCCTAATAATACTGCGAACAATAAGGGTGAAATTGTTATTGTAATTGAGCCTGAAACAGGTTACACACACATTCAATAA
- a CDS encoding aminodeoxychorismate/anthranilate synthase component II has translation MVLMIDNYDSFTYNIVQYCLELGADLKVIRNDELSVEEIEALHPEKIIISPGPATPNEAGVSLDVIKYFGGKIPILGICLGHQAIGQAFGGKVVRAKRMMHGKTSITKQLYNSCLFDGLPETFTTTRYHSLTVEQEGLPDVVVPTAYSTDDHEIMALQIKDKQIYGVQFHPESILSEHGHAILNNFLKL, from the coding sequence ATGGTATTGATGATAGACAACTATGACAGTTTTACGTACAATATTGTGCAGTATTGCTTAGAGCTTGGCGCTGATCTTAAAGTAATTCGCAATGATGAGCTGAGTGTTGAAGAGATTGAAGCGCTTCATCCTGAGAAAATTATTATATCCCCAGGTCCTGCTACTCCAAATGAAGCAGGTGTGAGTTTAGACGTTATAAAATACTTTGGTGGGAAAATCCCCATTTTAGGTATTTGCTTAGGACATCAAGCCATTGGACAAGCTTTTGGAGGCAAAGTCGTGCGTGCTAAGCGTATGATGCATGGTAAAACGTCTATTACAAAACAACTTTACAACAGCTGTCTGTTTGATGGACTTCCTGAAACGTTTACGACGACGCGTTATCATTCCTTAACGGTTGAGCAAGAAGGGCTCCCTGATGTGGTTGTTCCAACAGCATATAGTACGGACGATCATGAAATCATGGCACTTCAAATTAAAGATAAACAAATCTATGGTGTACAGTTTCACCCAGAATCCATTTTAAGTGAACACGGTCATGCCATCTTAAATAACTTTTTAAAACTATGA
- a CDS encoding MFS transporter has protein sequence MSSSIYLLKTKRFAPLFVVQFLGAFNDNIFKNTLAILVTFHASAWTSLPLGILAPLIGAIFILPFFIFSGLAGALADKYDKASLTRLVKILEFVLMSIATLGFYMHGFSLLLVVVFGMGLHSTLFGPIKYAIIPQHMGENELVMANALVESGTFGAILLGTLGGGLIAASTYGGIIAGVMGMAIALIGYVCSRYIPTAPSLNAQMSLSYNIFSQTAQTLKLAYANKTVFLAIIAISWFWLYGALLLSQFPAFVKIVLVGDETTVTLLLSLFTIGIGVGSFLCEKLSHHAIRPSLIILGALGMTFFGIDFALTSSSFVPVEDLFSSSTFWHILIDLTLIALFGGLFSVPLYAIMQNQSDPAFRSRIIAANNILNALFMVLGAVLTMVLLDASWRIPEVFLSAAIGTGLIATWIAWVLYKRID, from the coding sequence ATGAGTAGTTCCATCTACCTTTTAAAAACAAAGCGATTTGCGCCTTTGTTTGTGGTGCAGTTTTTAGGTGCGTTTAACGACAATATTTTCAAAAATACGCTTGCCATTTTGGTGACGTTTCACGCGAGCGCTTGGACGAGTTTGCCGTTAGGGATTTTAGCGCCACTTATCGGGGCGATTTTCATTTTGCCTTTTTTCATCTTTTCAGGACTTGCAGGCGCACTCGCGGATAAATACGACAAAGCTTCTTTAACGCGCCTTGTCAAGATTTTGGAGTTTGTCTTGATGAGCATCGCCACGCTTGGCTTTTACATGCACGGATTTAGTCTGCTGTTGGTCGTGGTCTTTGGCATGGGGTTGCACTCAACGCTTTTTGGACCGATCAAATACGCCATCATTCCCCAACACATGGGTGAAAATGAGCTGGTCATGGCAAACGCGTTGGTCGAGTCTGGAACCTTTGGTGCCATTTTACTCGGAACGCTTGGCGGGGGGCTAATAGCAGCTTCCACGTACGGCGGTATCATCGCGGGTGTCATGGGCATGGCAATCGCGCTGATCGGCTATGTGTGCAGTCGCTACATTCCTACAGCACCTTCATTGAATGCGCAGATGAGTCTTTCGTACAACATCTTCTCTCAAACGGCGCAAACGCTTAAACTGGCGTATGCCAATAAAACCGTGTTTCTTGCCATCATCGCCATTTCATGGTTTTGGCTTTACGGCGCACTCCTCCTTTCGCAATTCCCCGCCTTTGTCAAAATCGTTTTAGTGGGCGATGAAACCACCGTAACGCTGTTACTCAGCCTCTTTACCATCGGCATCGGCGTGGGCTCTTTTCTCTGCGAGAAACTCAGTCACCATGCCATTCGCCCTTCCTTGATCATACTAGGTGCGTTGGGAATGACTTTTTTTGGAATCGACTTTGCGCTTACCTCTTCGAGCTTTGTACCAGTCGAAGACCTTTTTTCAAGCAGCACCTTTTGGCACATCCTCATTGATCTAACATTGATCGCTCTTTTTGGCGGACTCTTTAGCGTACCGCTTTACGCCATCATGCAAAACCAAAGTGACCCCGCCTTTCGCTCACGCATCATCGCCGCCAATAACATCTTAAACGCCCTGTTTATGGTACTTGGTGCGGTACTTACGATGGTGTTATTGGACGCTTCATGGCGAATCCCTGAAGTCTTTTTGAGCGCAGCCATTGGCACAGGACTCATCGCAACATGGATCGCTTGGGTGCTGTATAAACGGATTGATTAG